A genomic region of Zea mays cultivar B73 chromosome 6, Zm-B73-REFERENCE-NAM-5.0, whole genome shotgun sequence contains the following coding sequences:
- the LOC118472311 gene encoding exopolygalacturonase-like: MGSRHNTCSVELVAETDRSKASRPGGSFDITKLGASGNGKTDSTKAVQEAWASACGDTGKQTILIPKGDFLVGQLNFTGPCKGDVTIHVDGNLLATMDLSQYKEHGNWIEILRVDNLVITGKGNLDGLGPAVWSKNSCAKKYDCKILPNSLVMDFVNNGEVSGVTLLNSKFFHMKFAREMYQCKDMLIKDVTVTALGDSPNTDGIHMGDSSGITITNTVISVSDDCISFSPGTSKVNITGVTYGSGHGISIGSLGRYKDEKDDTNINVKDCTLKKTTFGVRIKAYEDAASVLTVSKIHYENIKMEDSANPIFIDMKYCPNKLCTANDASKVTVKDVTFKNITGTSSTPEAVSLLCSAKIPCTGVTMDDINVEYSGTNNKTMAICTNAKGSTKGCLKELACF, from the exons atggggtccaggcacaacaCTTGCTCTGTCGAGCtggttgccgag ACGGATCGTTCGAAAGCGTCCAGGCCTGGTGGGTCCTTCGACATCACCAAGTTGGGCGCCTCCGGCAATGGCAAGACAGACAGCACGAAGGCTGTGCAGGAGGCATGGGCATCAGCATGCGGCGACACCGGGAAGCAAACAATCCTCATACCCAAGGGCGACTTCCTTGTCGGACAACTCAACTTCACAGGCCCGTGCAAGGGCGACGTGACCATCCATGTGGATGGCAATCTACTGGCGACCATGGACCTAAGCCAGTACAAGGAACATGGTAATTGGATCGAGATTCTACGCGTGGATAACCTGGTCATCACCGGCAAGGGAAACCTTGACGGATTGGGCCCAGCCGTTTGGAGCAAGAACTCCTGCGCCAAGAAGTACGACTGCAAGATCCTTCCCAACTCACTGGTGATGGACTTCGTGAACAACGGGGAGGTGTCCGGGGTCACTCTGCTCAACTCCAAGTTCTTCCACATGAAA TTTGCTCGAGAAATGTACCAGtgcaaggacatgctgatcaaggACGTGACCGTGACGGCGCTTGGGGACAGCCCCAACACGGATGGCATCCACATGGGCGACTCATCCGGGATCACCATCACCAACACCGTCATCAGCGTCAGCGACGATTGCATCTCCTTCAGCCCCGGGACCTCCAAGGTGAACATCACCGGCGTGACCTACGGCTCCGGCCACGGCATCAGCATCGGCAGCCTAGGGCGGTACAAGGATGAGAAGGACGACACAAACATCaacgtcaaggattgcactcttaAGAAGACGACCTTCGGCGTCCGCATCAAGGCGTACGAGGACGCCGCTTCCGTGCTCACCGTCTCCAAGATCCATTATGAGAATATCAAGATGGAGGACTCAGCCAACCCCATCTTCATTGACATGAAGTACTGCCCCAACAAGTTATGTACtgccaacgacgcctccaaggtcACCGTCAAGGACGTCACCTTCAAGAACATCACCGGCACCTCCTCCACCCCGGAGGCCGTCAGCCTGCTCTGCTCTGCCAAGATCCCATGCACCGGCGTAACCATGGACGACATCAACGTCGAGTATAGCGGCACCAACAACAAGACCATGGCTATATGCACGAACgccaagggcagcaccaagggttGCCTCAAGGAGCTTGCATGCTTCTAG
- the LOC118472227 gene encoding exopolygalacturonase, whose protein sequence is MACTNNAMRALFLLVLFCIVHGEKEESKGIDAKASGPGGSFDITKLGASGNGKTDSTKAVQEAWASACGGTGKQTILIPKGDFLVGQLNFTGPCKGDVTIQVDGNLLATTDLSQYKDHGNWIEILRVDNLVITGKGNLDGQGPAVWSKNSCTKKYDCKILPNSLVMDFVNNGEVSGVTLLNSKFFHMNMYRCKDMLIKDVTVTAPGDSPNTDGIHMGDSSGITITNTVIGVGDDCISIGPGTSKVNITGVTCGPGHGISIGSLGRYKDEKDVTDINVKDCTLKKTMFGVRIKAYEDAASVLTVSKIHYENIKMEDSANPIFIDMKYCPNKLCTANGASKVTVKDVTFKNITGTSSTPEAVSLLCTAKVPCTGVTMDDVNVEYSGTNNKTMAICTNAKGSTKGCLKELACF, encoded by the coding sequence ATGGCGTGCACAAACAATGCGATGAGAGCCTTGTTCCTCCTGGTCCTCTTCTGCATCGTGCATGGTGAGAAGGAAGAGTCAAAGGGCATCGATGCGAAAGCGTCCGGGCCTGGTGGGTCCTTCGACATCACCAAGTTGGGCGCCTCCGGCAATGGCAAGACAGACAGCACGAAGGCTGTGCAGGAGGCATGGGCATCGGCGTGCGGCGGCACTGGGAAGCAGACAATCCTCATACCCAAGGGTGACTTCCTTGTCGGACAACTCAACTTCACAGGCCCTTGCAAGGGCGACGTGACCATCCAGGTGGATGGCAATCTGCTGGCGACCACGGACCTAAGCCAGTACAAGGACCATGGTAATTGGATCGAGATTCTACGTGTGGATAACCTGGTCATCACCGGCAAGGGAAACCTTGACGGGCAGGGCCCAGCCGTGTGGAGCAAGAACTCCTGCACCAAGAAGTACGACTGCAAGATCCTTCCCAACTCGCTGGTGATGGACTTCGTGAACAACGGGGAGGTGTCCGGGGTCACGCTGCTCAACTCCAAGTTCTTCCACATGAACATGTACCGGtgcaaggacatgctgatcaaggACGTGACCGTGACGGCGCCCGGGGACAGCCCCAACACGGATGGCATCCACATGGGCGACTCATCCGGGATCACGATCACCAACACCGTCATTGGCGTCGGTGACGACTGCATCTCCATCGGCCCCGGGACCTCCAAGGTGAACATCACCGGCGTGACCTGCGGCCCTGGCCACGGCATCAGCATCGGCAGCCTAGGGCGGTACAAGGACGAGAAGGACGTCACGGACATCaacgtcaaggattgcactcttaAGAAGACGATGTTCGGCGTCCGCATCAAGGCGTACGAGGACGCCGCCTCCGTGCTCACCGTCTCCAAGATCCACTACGAGAATATCAAGATGGAGGACTCAGCCAACCCCATCTTCATCGACATGAAGTACTGCCCCAACAAGTTGTGTACTGCCAACGGCGCCTCCAAGGTCACCGTCAAGGATGTCACCTTCAAGAACATCACCGGCACCTCCTCCACCCCGGAGGCCGTTAGCCTGCTCTGCACTGCCAAGGTCCCATGCACCGGCGTCACCATGGATGACGTCAACGTCGAGTATAGCGGCACCAACAACAAGACCATGGCTATATGCACGAACgccaagggcagcaccaagggttGCCTCAAGGAGCTTGCATGCTTCTAG